A part of Cervus elaphus chromosome 11, mCerEla1.1, whole genome shotgun sequence genomic DNA contains:
- the LOC122702966 gene encoding olfactory receptor 1L4-like: protein MKNYSSSISGFILLGISSNPQMQKPLFTLFLVMYLVTLVGNGLIILAIHSDSRLHTPMYFFLSNLSFMDICFTTVIVPNMLVNLLSETKFISYVGCLVQMYFFMALGNTDSYLLASMAIDRLVAICNPFHYDVVMSPRRCLLLLLGSCTISHLHSLLRVLLMSRLSFCASHVIKHFFCDTQPVLKLSCSDTSSSQMVVMTETLAVIATPFLCILFSYLRIIITVLKIPSATGKWKAFSTCGSHLTVVVFFYRSIIYVYFRPLSMYSVVKDRVATVMYTIVTPMLNPFIYSLRNKDMKRGLRKLRGRIQS from the coding sequence ATGAAGAACTATAGCAGCAGCATCTCAGGCTTTATCCTCCTGGGCATCTCTTCCAACCCCCAGATGCAGAAACCCCTCTTTACTCTATTCCTTGTTATGTACCTGGTCACCCTGGTGGGGAATGGACTCATCATCCTGGCCATCCACTCTGACTCCCGGCTCCACACCCctatgtactttttcctcagcAACCTGTCCTTCATGGATATCTGCTTCACAACAGTCATTGTGCCCAACATGCTGGTGAACTTACTCTCAGAGACAAAGTTTATCTCCTATGTGGGGTGCCTGGTCCAGATGTACTTCTTCATGGCCTTGGGGAACACTGACAGCTACTTGCTGGCCTCGATGGCCATAGATCGGCTGGTAGCCATCTGCAACCCCTTCCATTATGATGTGGTCATGAGCCCACGGCGTTGTCTCCTCCTGTTGCTGGGTTCGTGCACCATCTCTCACCTGCACTCCTTGCTGCGTGTGTTACTCATGTCCCGCCTGTCTTTCTGTGCCTCCCACGTCATCAAGCACTTCTTTTGTGATACCCAGCCTGTGCTCAAGCTCTCCTGCTCTGACACTTCATCCAGCCAGATGGTGGTCATGACCGAGACCCTAGCTGTCATTGCCACCCCTTTCCTGTGCATTCTCTTCTCCTACCTGAGAATCATCATCACTGTGCTCAAAATCCCCTCTGCCACTGGGAAGTGgaaggccttctccacctgtggctcccatctcactgtggtggttttcTTCTATAGAAGTATCATCTATGTCTACTTTAGGCCACTGTCCATGTACTCAGTGGTGAAGGACCGGGTAGCCACAGTTATGTACACAATAGTGACACCCATGTTGAACCCtttcatctacagcctgaggaacaaaGATATGAAGAGGGGTTTGAGGAAATTAAGGGGCAGAATTCAGTCATAG